A genomic stretch from Helianthus annuus cultivar XRQ/B chromosome 1, HanXRQr2.0-SUNRISE, whole genome shotgun sequence includes:
- the LOC110929468 gene encoding extensin-2-like, with protein MPPRVRSRGKGPIRGGPSVAGPSHRRTPSASLSSSDSHDLWGHSFEPARHCVSLSSSPSFHPSFGPPIPDEPQHSHHSQHSHHSHESHQSYHSSHSHSFHHSDSTYSPAQFNPKDYVIDFLGYNPLGPEDHFSQEMEMDDNPDPEMHTRTPGHPVSISSGSPFQGSLYRGPDSYQERMATYDWYFTPSYHNSPAQPPLVEPQLQAVSPPPLPVEEPPQQPPQPPPEPPRRRRNAHMSVQGGPRFSSPQGSSSYPPILEDPQMGGPSNAVSEIDPPPASYAPPQPPMGFDNPIPTYPGSSGYNPFENPSGYPLDYGTQDPYLTAAQYHHLYPSSYPPVQPTGYPVQGYQYPPYQQPPSFQQQQTQEILERLDKVEHDSRKTKKEHGSFMKGLANLLKGKKK; from the coding sequence ATGCCTCCCAGAGTTAGAAGTAGAGGAAAGGGTCCCATTCGAGGGGGACCATCAGTAGCAGGACCATCACACCGACGCACTCCGTCTGCGTCCCTTTCCAGTTCTGACTCACACGATCTGTGGGGTCACTCCTTTGAGCCGGCGAGACATTGTGTCTCGTTAAGCTCTTCACCTTCTTTCCATCCATCTTTTGGGCCGCCTATCCCAGACGAGCCCCAACACTCGCACCATTCTCAACACTCCCATCACTCCCACGAATCTCACCAATCATACCATTCGTCGCACTCCCATTCGTTTCACCATTCGGATTCTACCTACTCACCGGCGCAGTTCAATCCGAAAGACTATGTCATCGACTTTCTTGGCTACAACCCTTTGGGCCCTGAGGATCATTTTTCTCAAGAAATGGAGATGGACGACAACCCAGACCCGGAGATGCATACCAGAACACCGGGCCACCCAGTAAGCATATCAAGTGGGTCCCCATTTCAGGGATCACTGTACCGTGGGCCCGATTCATATCAGGAGAGGATGGCCACCTATGATTGGTACTTTACTCCTTCGTACCATAACTCTCCAGCCCAACCACCTTTGGTTGAACCCCAGCTTCAAGCAGTTTCACCTCCACCACTTCCTGTTGAGGAGCCGCctcagcagccaccgcagccaccTCCCGAGCCTCCGAGGCGAAGGAGGAATGCACATATGTCCGTGCAAGGAGGACCTCGTTTTAGTTCTCCTCAGGGTTCGAGTTCTTACCCTCCTATTCTAGAGGACCCCCAAATGGGTGGGCCCTCGAACGCGGTGTCGGAGATCGATCCTCCGCCAGCTTCTTATGCACCACCACAGCCGCCtatgggttttgacaacccaatcccgACTTACCCAGGTTCTTCTGGGTACAATCCTTTTGAAAACCCATCGGGATATCCATTGGATTATGGAACTCAAGACCCGTACCTTACAGCTGCACAATACCATcacctttacccttcttcttaCCCTCCAGTTCAACCAACTGGATACCCAGTGCAGGGTTATCAGTACCCGCCATACCAGCAACCTCCTTCTTTTCAGCAGCAGCAAACTCAAGAGATCTTAGAGAGGTTAGACAAGGTTGAACACGATTCTAGAAAAACCAAGAAGGAGCATGGTAGCTTTATGAAGGGTCTGGCAAACCTTCTTAAAGGCAAGAAGAAGTAG